Proteins encoded together in one Pseudomonas sp. Seg1 window:
- a CDS encoding MFS transporter — MHDPHSERMSGSETRAASGLALVFAFRMLGMFMVLPVLATYGMDLAGATPALIGLAIGAYGLTQAIFQIPFGIISDRIGRRPVIYLGLIVFALGSVLASQADSIWGVIAGRILQGAGAISAAVMALLSDLTREQHRTKAMAMIGMTIGLSFAVAMVVGPLLTRAFGLSGLFLATGGMALVGILIIMFMVPKSTGPLQHRESGVARQALMPTLKHPDLLRLDLGIFVLHAMLMSSFVALPLALVEKAGLPKEQHWWVYLTALLISFFAMIPFIIYGEKKRKMKRVLLGAVMTLMLTELFFWQFGDSLRALVIGTVVFFTAFNLLEASLPSLISKVSPAGGKGTAMGVYSTSQFLGSALGGILGGWLFQHGGLSVVFLGCAALAALWLAFAVTMREPPYVTSLRLPLSPEAIREAGLVERLKALVGVTDAVIVADEAAVYIKLDKELVDRDTLERLVNNPAGAACEA, encoded by the coding sequence ATGCACGATCCCCACAGCGAACGCATGAGTGGCAGCGAGACCCGCGCGGCGAGCGGTCTGGCCCTGGTGTTCGCCTTCCGTATGCTGGGCATGTTCATGGTGTTGCCGGTACTGGCGACCTATGGCATGGATCTGGCGGGCGCGACGCCGGCCCTGATCGGGTTGGCCATTGGTGCTTACGGCCTGACCCAGGCGATTTTTCAGATTCCGTTCGGGATCATTTCCGACCGCATAGGCCGTCGCCCGGTGATTTACCTGGGGCTGATCGTCTTCGCCCTTGGCAGTGTGCTGGCCTCACAGGCCGACTCGATCTGGGGCGTGATTGCCGGCCGGATCCTGCAGGGCGCCGGGGCGATTTCCGCAGCGGTCATGGCGCTGCTCTCCGACCTGACCCGTGAACAGCACCGCACCAAAGCGATGGCGATGATCGGCATGACCATTGGCCTGTCGTTCGCGGTCGCCATGGTCGTCGGGCCGTTGTTGACCCGTGCATTCGGTTTGTCCGGCCTGTTCCTGGCCACCGGCGGCATGGCGCTGGTCGGTATCCTGATCATCATGTTCATGGTGCCCAAATCCACCGGGCCGCTGCAGCATCGTGAGTCCGGCGTGGCGCGTCAGGCGTTGATGCCGACGCTCAAGCATCCAGACCTGCTGCGCCTCGATCTGGGCATATTTGTATTACATGCCATGTTGATGTCGAGCTTCGTCGCGCTGCCTCTGGCGCTGGTGGAAAAAGCCGGTTTGCCCAAGGAGCAGCACTGGTGGGTCTATCTCACCGCATTGCTGATTTCGTTCTTCGCCATGATCCCGTTCATCATCTATGGCGAGAAGAAACGCAAAATGAAACGAGTTTTGCTCGGCGCCGTCATGACGCTGATGCTCACTGAGCTATTCTTCTGGCAGTTCGGTGACAGCTTGCGGGCTCTGGTGATCGGCACGGTGGTATTTTTCACCGCGTTCAATCTGCTGGAAGCTTCATTGCCGTCGCTGATCAGCAAGGTTTCACCGGCGGGCGGGAAGGGCACGGCCATGGGCGTGTATTCCACCAGCCAGTTCCTCGGTTCGGCACTCGGCGGGATACTCGGCGGCTGGTTGTTTCAGCATGGCGGTCTGTCGGTTGTGTTCCTCGGATGCGCCGCGCTGGCTGCACTTTGGCTGGCCTTTGCTGTTACCATGCGCGAACCTCCCTACGTGACGAGTCTGCGCTTGCCGTTGTCGCCCGAGGCGATCCGCGAAGCGGGTCTGGTCGAGCGCCTCAAGGCCCTCGTAGGGGTAACCGATGCAGTAATAGTCGCTGACGAAGCGGCTGTTTACATCAAACTGGACAAAGAATTAGTGGATCGCGACACCCTCGAACGCCTGGTGAACAACCCGGCCGGGGCTGCTTGCGAAGCCTAG
- the uvrA gene encoding excinuclease ABC subunit UvrA: MDKILIRGARTHNLKNIDLTLPRDKLIVITGLSGSGKSSLAFDTLYAEGQRRYVESLSAYARQFLSMMEKPDVDTIEGLSPAISIEQKSTSHNPRSTVGTITEIYDYLRLLYARVGTPRCPDHDIPLEAQTVSQMVDLVLAQPEGSKLMLLAPVIRERKGEHLSVFEELRAQGFVRARVNGRICELDELPKLDKQKKHSIDVIVDRFKVRADLQQRLAESFETALKLADGIALVAPMDDEPGEEMIFSARFACPICGHAISELEPKLFSFNNPAGACPTCDGLGVKQFFDIKRLVNGDLTLAEGAIRGWDRRNVYYFQMLGSLASHYGFSLEVPFNELPADQQKFILHGSGSQNVDFKYLNDRGDIVKRSHPFEGIVPNLERRYRETESASVREELAKFLSTQSCPDCRGTRLRREARHVWVGEKTLPAVTNLPIGDACEYFGELKMTGRRGEIADKILKEIRERLQFLVNVGLDYLSLDRSADTLSGGEAQRIRLASQIGAGLVGVLYILDEPSIGLHQRDNDRLLGTLKHLRDIGNTVIVVEHDEDAIRLADYVVDIGPGAGVHGGQIVAEGTPAEVMAHPDSLTGKYLSGRVKIEVPAKRTPRNKKQVLALKGARGNNLRNVDLEIPIGLLTCVTGVSGSGKSTLINNTLFPLSATALNGATTLEAAAHDSIKGLEHLDKVVDIDQSPIGRTPRSNPATYTGLFTPIRELFAGVPESRSRGYGPGRFSFNVKGGRCEACQGDGLIKVEMHFLPDIYVPCDVCKSKRYNRETLEIKYKGKSIHETLEMTIEEARVFFDAVPALARKLQTLMDVGLSYIKLGQSATTLSGGEAQRVKLSRELSKRDTGKTLYILDEPTTGLHFADIQQLLDVLHRLRDHGNTVVVIEHNLDVIKTADWLVDLGPEGGSKGGQIIATGTPEQVAEMKQSHTGHYLKPLLIRDRA, from the coding sequence TTGGACAAGATCCTGATACGTGGGGCCCGTACCCACAACCTGAAGAACATCGACCTGACCCTGCCACGGGACAAACTGATCGTCATCACCGGCCTGTCCGGATCCGGCAAGTCGTCCCTGGCGTTCGACACGCTGTACGCCGAAGGCCAGCGCCGCTATGTCGAATCGCTGTCGGCCTATGCCCGGCAGTTCCTGTCGATGATGGAAAAGCCCGACGTCGACACCATCGAAGGGCTGTCGCCGGCCATCTCCATCGAACAGAAGTCGACCTCGCACAACCCGCGCTCCACGGTCGGCACCATCACCGAAATCTACGATTACCTGCGCCTGCTTTATGCACGCGTCGGGACGCCGCGCTGCCCGGATCACGACATTCCACTGGAAGCGCAGACCGTCAGCCAGATGGTCGATCTGGTGCTGGCTCAGCCGGAAGGCAGCAAACTGATGCTGCTGGCGCCGGTGATCCGTGAGCGCAAAGGCGAGCACCTGTCGGTGTTTGAAGAGCTGCGTGCGCAGGGCTTCGTCCGCGCCCGGGTCAACGGCCGGATCTGCGAGCTTGACGAGCTGCCGAAACTGGATAAACAGAAGAAGCATTCGATTGATGTGATCGTCGACCGCTTCAAGGTTCGCGCCGACCTGCAGCAACGTCTGGCCGAGTCCTTCGAGACCGCACTGAAACTGGCCGACGGTATCGCCCTGGTGGCACCGATGGACGACGAGCCGGGCGAAGAAATGATCTTCTCCGCGCGTTTCGCCTGCCCGATCTGTGGTCATGCGATCAGCGAACTGGAGCCGAAGCTGTTCTCCTTCAACAACCCGGCCGGCGCCTGCCCGACTTGCGATGGTCTGGGGGTGAAGCAGTTCTTCGACATCAAACGACTGGTCAATGGTGACCTGACGCTGGCCGAAGGCGCGATTCGCGGCTGGGACAGGCGCAACGTCTATTACTTCCAGATGCTAGGCTCACTGGCCTCGCATTACGGCTTCAGTCTGGAAGTACCGTTCAACGAACTGCCGGCCGATCAGCAAAAGTTCATCCTGCACGGCAGCGGCTCGCAGAACGTCGACTTCAAATACCTGAATGACCGTGGCGACATCGTCAAGCGCTCGCATCCGTTCGAAGGCATCGTGCCCAACCTTGAGCGCCGCTACCGCGAAACCGAATCGGCGAGCGTGCGTGAAGAGCTGGCGAAGTTCCTCAGCACCCAGTCTTGCCCGGACTGCCGCGGTACCCGTCTGCGTCGTGAGGCACGTCACGTGTGGGTAGGCGAGAAAACGCTGCCAGCGGTCACCAACCTGCCAATCGGCGATGCTTGCGAGTACTTCGGCGAGCTGAAGATGACCGGCCGTCGCGGCGAGATCGCCGACAAGATCCTCAAGGAAATCCGCGAGCGCCTGCAGTTCCTGGTCAACGTCGGCCTCGATTATCTGTCGCTGGATCGCAGTGCCGACACGTTGTCCGGGGGTGAGGCACAACGGATTCGGCTGGCCAGCCAGATCGGCGCCGGCCTCGTAGGTGTGCTGTACATCCTCGACGAACCGTCCATTGGTCTGCATCAGCGCGATAACGACCGACTGCTCGGCACGCTCAAGCATCTTCGCGACATCGGTAACACGGTGATCGTGGTCGAGCACGACGAAGACGCGATTCGTCTGGCCGACTACGTTGTGGATATCGGTCCGGGCGCCGGTGTACATGGCGGGCAGATTGTCGCCGAAGGTACGCCGGCCGAAGTCATGGCGCACCCGGACTCCCTTACCGGCAAATACCTGTCGGGGCGGGTGAAGATCGAAGTGCCGGCCAAGCGCACACCGCGCAACAAGAAGCAGGTTCTGGCACTAAAGGGCGCGCGCGGCAACAACTTGCGCAACGTGGACCTCGAGATTCCGATTGGCTTGCTCACTTGCGTGACTGGCGTGTCCGGTTCGGGCAAATCGACGCTGATCAACAACACGCTGTTCCCGCTGAGCGCCACTGCTCTCAATGGCGCGACTACGCTGGAAGCCGCGGCGCACGACAGCATCAAAGGTCTGGAACATCTCGACAAAGTCGTCGATATCGACCAGAGCCCGATTGGCCGTACCCCGCGTTCCAACCCGGCGACTTACACCGGCCTGTTCACACCGATTCGCGAACTGTTCGCCGGCGTACCGGAATCGCGCTCCCGCGGTTACGGCCCGGGGCGTTTCTCGTTCAACGTCAAGGGTGGTCGGTGCGAGGCGTGCCAGGGCGATGGCTTGATCAAAGTGGAAATGCACTTCCTGCCGGACATCTACGTGCCGTGCGACGTGTGCAAGAGCAAGCGCTACAACCGCGAAACCCTTGAGATCAAGTACAAGGGCAAGAGCATCCACGAAACCCTCGAGATGACCATCGAGGAAGCCCGGGTGTTCTTTGACGCGGTGCCGGCGCTGGCGCGCAAGCTGCAAACGTTGATGGATGTCGGCCTGTCCTACATCAAGCTCGGGCAATCGGCGACGACCCTGTCCGGCGGTGAGGCGCAGCGGGTCAAGCTGTCTCGCGAGCTGTCGAAACGCGACACCGGCAAGACGCTGTACATCCTCGATGAGCCGACCACCGGTCTGCACTTCGCCGATATTCAGCAATTGCTCGACGTACTGCACCGTCTGCGCGATCACGGCAACACTGTGGTGGTGATCGAGCACAATCTGGATGTGATCAAAACCGCCGACTGGCTGGTCGACCTCGGGCCAGAAGGTGGCTCCAAAGGTGGACAGATCATTGCCACCGGTACGCCGGAGCAAGTGGCCGAGATGAAGCAGTCTCACACCGGCCATTACCTCAAGCCGTTGCTGATCCGCGATCGTGCATAA
- the bfr gene encoding bacterioferritin, whose translation MQGHPDVIDYLNTLLTGELAARDQYFVHSRMYEDWGFTKLYERINHEMEEEAGHADALMRRILMLEGTPRMRPDDLDVGTTVPEMLEADLRLEYKVRAALCKGIELCELHKDYVSREILRVQLNDTEEDHTYWLEKQLGLIKLIGLENYLQSHT comes from the coding sequence ATGCAAGGCCACCCAGACGTTATCGATTACCTCAACACGTTGCTGACCGGCGAACTGGCCGCGCGTGACCAATATTTCGTTCATTCGCGGATGTATGAGGACTGGGGGTTCACCAAGCTCTACGAGCGAATCAACCATGAAATGGAAGAAGAGGCTGGTCACGCTGATGCGTTGATGCGCCGCATTCTGATGCTTGAAGGCACCCCGCGCATGCGTCCAGATGATCTGGATGTCGGCACCACCGTGCCGGAGATGCTCGAAGCGGATCTGCGTCTCGAATACAAAGTCCGCGCTGCGCTGTGCAAAGGCATTGAGCTTTGCGAACTGCACAAAGACTACGTCAGCCGTGAGATTCTGCGGGTTCAGCTCAACGACACTGAAGAAGATCACACCTACTGGCTGGAAAAGCAGTTGGGTCTGATCAAGCTGATCGGTCTCGAGAACTACCTGCAATCCCACACCTGA